TCGTCCTTGAGCAAACTGCATTACGACAAATCCCTACTTTCAACAAGAATCTTAATTAAATTTAACTTAATTTTAAGACAAAACACTAGGAAAAGTGAAAATCAGAATTTGGGAATAGCAATGGTTATTCCCTGACACCTTCATTTCCCGCAGTTTTCAGTCTCCAAGAAATGCACACCAAACACCTTGGCAAAGCTGAGAGCGACATCTTCCCGGACTTGCTCTATATGAATATCAGGCAGCCATTCAGCTAAACTTGCCACAGGTTTATCGGCAATACCACAGGGAACTATCTGCTGAAAACCTCTCATATTGGGGCAAACGTTTAATGCAAAGCCATGCATGGTAATCCAGCGACTGACTTTGATGCCGATCGCCGCCACTTTCTTGCCTTCAACCCAGACTCCAGTAAAACCGGCAACGCGCTCCCCTTGTAAACCGTAAATACTCAGAAGCAGGATTAAAACTTCCTCTAGTTGCCGAAGGTACCAATGTAAATCTTGCTGATGACGACGTAAATTTAAAATTGGATAACCAACTAGTTGCCCTGGACAATGGTAAGTCACTTCTCCACCTCGCTCAATCCTGTGGACTTCATAGTCTGTTTGTTGGGGGTCAAATTTCAAGAAATCTAGGGTTGCACCTTGCCCCAGGGTATAGACGCTTGGGTGTTCTAGGAGAATTAGTACATCCTCCAACTGCGGATTTTGAACACGTTCTGCCAATAGCGATCGCTGCCACTCCAGGGCTTCTAAGTAAGGTGTCACACCCCGCTTGTATAGCAAACACCTCGGATTTTCGGTTTTGTGACTGTACATCATAGGAAGAGGGAATGGGAAAGGGGAAAGGGAAATAAGCTACCGACATAAGCTTCAGTTTCTTCGTGAAACTGCACAGAATTAAACCCCTGCCCGATTTCGAGAATGGGGTGGGGTTATTTTTTCTATGCAGCTTCATATTAATTTGGTCTGAACTCTCAGCCATCGGAGTAAACAAATTTCAAGCAATGCAAAGGATTTTAAAGGAAAGTAACAGGAATAGGTTTTGTAAAATACAAAATGCTAGTTTAATGCTAGTTTGAATATATAACCTCAATGGTGTTGGGAGGAATTCTCTACAATAACCATCAAGCCAAGAAAATCAAAATGTATCCACTGGCTGATGACCCGGAAGTTAAAGTTGTTCGTATCCAATCAAAATAGATAGTTTTTTTGGGAAGGAAAAAGAAAATCAGGACATAGGATATCTCAGAATGGATAGTGGATAGTAAACCATCTTAGGTAGTGATTGAGTAGAGGTTAGTAGTTAAATAGACATTTTTTTCTGGTGTTTCTCTATCAATAAGAAATAGCCAGTAGTTAGCTATTAGCAGTAAATCCACAAACTATCTGTTGCCTTAACTTGATACAAAGGCTTGTCAGGGGAACATCTTAAAGATAATCCTAAGGATTGACTCCGACAGCAGTTATAGCCCTTACCGCAATTTCTTTTCTCCAAACTAAAATTCACATAAAATATTGAGCGGGAGAGTTTACATGAAGCTTGTCATCCACGGTAAAAACATTGAAATCACCGATGCAATCCGAGAATATGTGCATCACAAGATTGAGAAGGCGGTGAGTCATTTTCAAAACATCACGAATGAAGTGGATGTGCATCTGAGCGTAGCTCGCAACCCCCGAATAACTCCCAGGCAAGCGGCAGAAGTCACGATTTTTGCCAACGGAAATGTTATCCGTGCCGAGGAAAGCAGCGAGAACTTATACGCCAGCATTGATTTAGTTGCAGATAAAATCGCTCGACAATTACGCAAATATAAAGAACGTCGTCAAGATAAGAAAACTCAAGCCCCAGCAACCATAGAAGGTATAGTACAACCTGCGGTGGTGACAGATTTAATTGGCGATCGCACTCCCGAATTACCCAATGAGGTGGTGCGTACCAAATATTTTGCCATGCCACCCATGACCCTAGATGAGGCGTTAGAACAGTTACAACTAGTGGGACATGATTTTTATATGTTCCGCAATATTGAAACCGGGGAAATTAACGTTATTTACGAACGCAACCACGGCGGTTATGGAGTTCTACAACCTCGCAATAACAACGGTCATAGCAATGGTCATAGTAACAATGGTCATGCCAATAGTAAAGGGAACCAGATGCATATTGTGCATTAGGTGATGGGTAATGGGTAATGGAGAGATAACTATCTATTCCCTACCCCCTATCCCCTATAGCTACATACTTTGGATTGTTTTCAATGCTTCTTCAACGTGTCCTTTGAAGTTAAGCATGGAATCAAATACATATTGCACCACACCTTTGCCGTCAATCACGTAGGTAACACGACCAGGAAACAAACCAAGTATGGCAGTTGCTCCATATTGTTTGCGCACCTGGTCACCTTTATCGCTTAATAGGATAAAGGGTAACTGGTATTTGGCGGCAAATTTTTGGTGAGATTCTGGGGAATCGCTACTCACACCCACCACCTCTGCACCCGCAGCTTTAAAGACTTCGTATTGATCACGAAAAGCACAGGATTCTGCGGTACATCCGGGGGTATCATCCTTAGGATAAAAGTATAAAACTAGTGACTTCCCTTGAAAGTCCCCTAAGCTCACCGTGGAACCATTTTGAGAGGGAAGAGTAAAATTTGGAGCGCGATCGCCAATTTTCACAGCCATAAATTAAAATCCACCCAAGATAATTGCAATATTACTTAACAAAATTTTAACAGTGTTTGGTGATAGGTTTGACAGGAAAATATCTGATTCCTCCTTGAACTTAGCTCACAACAAGCATTCCCAAAAATAAATATGCGCTTAACCTCCCTAGATATTTTTCGTGGCATAACCATTGCAGGTATGATACTTGTGAATATGGCAAGTATTGCAGAACCCAATGTTTACCCCGCATTGTTGCACGCAGAATGGCATGGTTGCACCCTTGCAGACTTAGTTTTTCCCTTCTTTCTCTTCATCGTCGGTGTTGCTATGAGTTTTTCTCTCTCCAAATACACCAACGAAAATCAAGTTCCCACCGAAGTATATGGCAAAGTTTTGCGTCGTGTGGCAATTCTCTTTTTATTAGGTTTATTCCTGAATGGATTTTGGAATAAGGGAATATGGACATTTGATTTGAGTAGCATCCGGATTATGGGGGTGCTACAACGTATCAGTTTGTCATACCTCTTCGCTAGCCTTGTAGTACTAATTCTCCCGACCAAATTACAATGGGTCAAGGCAATATCATTACTCATTGTTTACTGGTTATTAATGATGTATTTCCCCGTTCCGGAATATGGTGCGGGTGTTTTAACCAGGGAAGGAAATTTCGGGGCATTTTTCGACCGTTTAATTATTCCCAAAGCACATCTATATAAAGGTGATGGGTTTAACTTTTTAGGTGATCCAGAAGGATTATTTGGCACAATTTCCGCAACAGTTAGTGTTTTAGCTGGCTATTTTACAGGTCAATGGATACGCAAAGAGCCAGTACAATCACGCACTACTATCGGGTTAGCATTATTTGGTATTGGTTGCTTAATTCTCGGCTGGATATGGGGTTGGCAGTTCCCGATTAACAAAAAAATCTGGACAAGCTCCTATGTCATATTTACCACGGGATGGGCATTGTTACTGCTAGCAGGTTGTTACGAAGTTGTAGAAGTCCGACGGTGGCGCAAGTGGGGTAAACCCTTTGAAGTGATGGGAATGAACGCGATCGCCCTGTTTGTCGCTTCAGTTTTACTGATTAAAATCCTAGTCAGAACCAAAATCGGTACCCCAGACAAAGCACTCACGACCTACGAATGGATCTATCAAAATATCTTTGCATCTTGGGCAGGAGCAGTCAACGGTTCCTTAATTTTTGCCATTGCAACGGTAGGGTTGTGGATGGGAGTCGCTTACATCATGTACAATCGCGGCTGGCTGATTAAAGTATAAAACTTGTCAAACTCACATGAATGAAAAAGCACCCCCCAAAATCGGAGAGCGCTTTTTCTCAAACCTACTTAGTTAAAACCCTTGAAGCGGATGATTAACCATTGATAGCGGGAGCAGACAGAGCAACAGGAGCTTCAGCGCCAGCAGCTAAGTCTAAGGGGAAGTTGTGAGCGTTACGCTCGTGCATTACTTCCATACCCAGGTTAGAACGGTTAACGATGTCAGCCCAGGTGTTGATAACACGACCTTGAGAGTCAATTACAGACTGGTTGAAGTTGAAACCGTTGA
The Calothrix sp. 336/3 DNA segment above includes these coding regions:
- the lipB gene encoding lipoyl(octanoyl) transferase LipB — translated: MMYSHKTENPRCLLYKRGVTPYLEALEWQRSLLAERVQNPQLEDVLILLEHPSVYTLGQGATLDFLKFDPQQTDYEVHRIERGGEVTYHCPGQLVGYPILNLRRHQQDLHWYLRQLEEVLILLLSIYGLQGERVAGFTGVWVEGKKVAAIGIKVSRWITMHGFALNVCPNMRGFQQIVPCGIADKPVASLAEWLPDIHIEQVREDVALSFAKVFGVHFLETENCGK
- the hpf gene encoding ribosome hibernation-promoting factor, HPF/YfiA family yields the protein MKLVIHGKNIEITDAIREYVHHKIEKAVSHFQNITNEVDVHLSVARNPRITPRQAAEVTIFANGNVIRAEESSENLYASIDLVADKIARQLRKYKERRQDKKTQAPATIEGIVQPAVVTDLIGDRTPELPNEVVRTKYFAMPPMTLDEALEQLQLVGHDFYMFRNIETGEINVIYERNHGGYGVLQPRNNNGHSNGHSNNGHANSKGNQMHIVH
- a CDS encoding peroxiredoxin, with the translated sequence MAVKIGDRAPNFTLPSQNGSTVSLGDFQGKSLVLYFYPKDDTPGCTAESCAFRDQYEVFKAAGAEVVGVSSDSPESHQKFAAKYQLPFILLSDKGDQVRKQYGATAILGLFPGRVTYVIDGKGVVQYVFDSMLNFKGHVEEALKTIQSM
- a CDS encoding acyltransferase family protein — protein: MRLTSLDIFRGITIAGMILVNMASIAEPNVYPALLHAEWHGCTLADLVFPFFLFIVGVAMSFSLSKYTNENQVPTEVYGKVLRRVAILFLLGLFLNGFWNKGIWTFDLSSIRIMGVLQRISLSYLFASLVVLILPTKLQWVKAISLLIVYWLLMMYFPVPEYGAGVLTREGNFGAFFDRLIIPKAHLYKGDGFNFLGDPEGLFGTISATVSVLAGYFTGQWIRKEPVQSRTTIGLALFGIGCLILGWIWGWQFPINKKIWTSSYVIFTTGWALLLLAGCYEVVEVRRWRKWGKPFEVMGMNAIALFVASVLLIKILVRTKIGTPDKALTTYEWIYQNIFASWAGAVNGSLIFAIATVGLWMGVAYIMYNRGWLIKV